The Sphingopyxis fribergensis DNA segment CGCTCCACGCAGATGCGGTCGAGTTCGGCCATGCTCCCAATAATTCGATCGACTATGCGGTCATGGAGAAGGACGATCGCGTTGCAGTCGTTCCGGTGGCAATGGGCTGGTCTGATCTCGGCAGCTGGCATGCGGTGCAACTCCTCGCGGCGAAAGACGCGATGGGCAATGCAGCAGTGGGCGATGTATTTCTCCACAGGAGCAGCAACAACCTCGTCCGGGCAGGGGGCAGACGAGTGTCGATCGTCGGAATGAGTGACGTGGCTGTCGTTGTCGATGGAGACGATATTCTAGTCATCTCGCTTGATTGCTCGCAGGAGGTTCGCGCCGCCGCAGACGCGCGCAAGATTTGAGCTCTGTGAAGCGACGAGAAGGCAAGCGAGAGAAAGACAGTGACTGATTGCAATGAACAGTCGTTTATTGTCTAGACTTCGCCGATTTTCTGATGTTTTTCGCCGCGAGGCGCGAAGTCGACTAGGGTCAGGACTCATTGATCAGAGCCAGAAGATGACGGTTGCGGCGAGGGCGACGGCGGAGAAGAAAGCCTTCGGGCACCGATCGTAGCGTGTTGCGACCCGTCTCCAGTCCTTGAGGCGGCCGAACATGATCTCGATGCGGTTGCGGCGTTTGTAGCGGCGCTTGTCGTATTTGACGGTCTTGTTCCGTATTTTCCGGCCCGGGATGCAGGGCGTGATGCCCTTTTCCTGCAAGGCATCGCGGAACCAGTCGGCATCATAGCCCCGGTCGGCGAGCATCCATTGCGCTTTGGGCAGACTGTCGAGCAAAGCGGCTGCGCCAGTGTAATCGCTCACCTGCCCGGCGGTCATGAAGAAGCTGATCGGGCGGCCATTCGCATCGCTCACGGCATGCAGCTTGGTGTTCATACCGCCTTTCGTGCGGCCGATCAGGCGTCCCGGACCCCCTTTTTTACCCCAAGACTCGACGCCGTGCGGTGGGCCTTCAAATAGGTCGCGTCGATCATGATCGTCTTGCGCTCGGGAGCCTGAGGTGTCGCCAGGCCTTCCATCATGCGGATGAAGATGCCCTTGTCGCTCCACCGCTTCCAGCGATTGTAGAGCGTCTTTGCCGGGCCATATTCTCTCGGCGCATCCCGCCACCTCAGCCCATTACGATTGACGAAGATGATGCCGCTCAAAACCCGCCGGTCATCGACGCGCTCCCGGCCATGGCTCTTCGGAAAATACGGCTGAAGACGCGCCATCTGCTCGTCCGTCAACCAATACAAATCACTCATCATTCAGGCTCCTCACCCCAAGCCTGAATCACAGCCGTCACCGCAAATCAATGGGTCCTGACCCTAGAAAATGTAGACGCAATAACCAGTGGAAATAAATTTGCGCCCCACTTCACCGATAAGGCGCTCGTTGCCGATTACATTCGCACCCTGCCGATTAGGCACTCATTTGTTTCTCTCGCTTTCTTTTATACAAATCTGTTGGAGTACTATGTCCCGCAGATGGAAGGGGACACGCTCCTCATGCCAATATACCTTCCGGAGGACTTCCGCGCACCCTTCGTCGATCCTACGACGGCGACGGGGCCTGCTGTTCTGTCAGTGTTGTCCAATCCTGAGACTTTTGAAGGAAAGACCCTTCCGATCGTGGGCGACATAATCGACGGCGCACCCCGAAGGGGCTGGACAGCTAAGGAGGGCTTTCTTGTCCCGCGAGGAATGGCGGCGCAGCCGGCAGGGGAAGAAAGTTTGACGCGGCTGTTGCGTCATAGGCGATCGAGGCTTCAGCCGACCTTCGGCTAGATCAGGCCATTGAAGAGGCCGTTTGGAGCGGTCGAGGCACGGTCAGACAACGGAGAAAATAGTGGCCCTCCCGCACCGAAAAGCAGGCGCCACGGCAGGGTTCAGCGGCTTCGTCCCGCCAAGCCAACGTTGCTGCCTCCTGACCTCCCGTCGCCCTGAAAGAAATCGCCGCGGCGAATGTCCGGTGTCCCGCCAAGACATGGCTCTGCCATACGGCGCTTCAGGGTGATGATCGAGAACTACATGGGACTCTATTTCGTGGTGTAGCCGCCATTGACGAGGATCGTCTGGCCCGTCATCCACCAGCCGTCCGAGACCATGAAGCGAATATACGGGACGATGTCCTCAATGTCGGTAAGGCCGGTCTTCGAGTATCCCGACAGAGCTGCGGCGGTCTTGTGATAGGCTACCGCATCCGAGCCTTCGGCCGGATAGAAGAACGGCGTATCCATCGGTCCCGGACCGATTGCCGTAACTGAGATGCCGCGCTCACCGAACTCCTTGGAGGCTGCGCGGGTAAAGTGTTCGACCGGAGCCTTGGTGCCGGCATAGCTCGAATAGAAGGGTGTGAAGGCGCCGAGCAGCGAGGTGACCAGCGTCACGAGCTTGCCGTTGTCGTTTAGATGTTTGCCGGCCTCCTTGAGGAAGAAGAAGGCGGTCTTGGCGTTGACCGCGCTCATTTCGTCGTATTCTGCCTCGCTGATCTCAACGATGGGCTTCTTCAGCACCTTGCCGACAGTGTTGATGGCGATGTCCGGTCGGCCGATGGCGGCGACAGCATCGGCAAACAGTTTCTCGACGGCCCCGGCGCTGGTTAGGTCGGCCTGGAAGGCTACCGCTTCGGCGCCCGCGGCCTTGATGGCCGCAACGGTCGCATCGGCGTCCACCTTGGTGACATCGCTATTGTAGTGGATCGCGATCGCCTTGGCGCCATGAGTGGCGAGATCGCGGGCGATCAGTCCGCCGAGGTTCTTTGCCCCACCCGCGATGATGACGGTTTTGCCTTTGATGCTGTGATCGGTCATGGGCGGCCTCCTTTGCCGAGCTGCAATCGCACCGGCGACCGCTTTTGTTGAGCAACCATATCCTCTAGGATTGGCCAATAAAGCTGATCATTCTGACATCACTTGTCAGAAAATCAGTGCAATTGGAGTTCTGACTGTTTGGACCGCGTCGATCTGTTCCGCATGTTTGTGCGTGTCGTTGAATGTGCGAGTTTTACCCGTGCGGCGGACACGCTGGGCGTTCCGCGGTCCTCCGTATCGGCCGGCATTCAGGAATTGGAGGGACGGGTTGGGGCGCGGCTGCTACACCGCACGACCCGCAAGGTCTCCCCGACACAGGACGGCATCGCCTTCTGTGAGCGCTGCCAGCGGGTCATCGCGGACGTCGAGGATACGGAAAATCTTTTCCGGCAGACCGCCGCCAAACCGTCGGGCAAGTTGCGGGTCGATGTCCCGGGCCGGATCGGGCGTCTGATTATCGCGCCGGCTTTGCCGGGCTTCCTTGACATATTTCCCGAGATCGACATCGACCTCGGCGTCACCGACCGCGCGGTGAATCTGGTCGAAGACAGCATCGACTGCGTGCTGCGTGTTGGTCCACTCAATGACTCAGGCCTGATCGCGCGGACTATTGGAAAGTTGCTACTGATCAATGTCGCCAGCCCAGCCTATCTGACGCGACATGGAACGCCAGGCTCCCCCGAGGATCTCGGAGATCACTGGGCGGTCAATTATGCTTCTCCGTCCAGCGGGCGTGTTGAGGATTGGGAGTGGCTGGAACAAGGGAAGCGGCATAGGGTTCCGTTGCGCGGGCGGGTCACGGTCAACAGCGCCGAAGCCTACATCGCTTGTTGCCTCGCAGGCCTCGGCATGATCCAGATCCCAGCCTATGACGTGAAACAGCATCTTGAGGCAAAAGAACTGGTCGAGGTGATGCCCGGCCATCGAGCCGAGCCGATGCCTATGACTTTACTCTATCCTCACCGCCAGCACCTTTCACGCCGGCTGCAGGTGTTTGCCGATTGGCTTGAGACGCTGCTGAAGGACGAGCTCTTATGAAGAGCAAAAACCCTCGGGATCCGAAACACCTGTGATCAAACGGTCTGGATGACCGAAGCATCCTCGCCGGTCACGCGGTCGAGGGAGTTTTTGCAGACGTCAGAATTACCGATCGGTCCAGACGCGACCGGCAAAGATCATGGCGAGGCCGAGCGATCCTGATGAACTGCACGTTCGCAAAGACCGACGATCGACGAGCGGGTTCCTAACCCCAGCTCCCGGCCGCCAACCATTGGATCGCAGACAAGCTTGGCATGAACAGATATTCGCCGCCCTTCATGACGTTGAAGGTCTGGATGCCGTCGATGCGCTTGCGCGCGGGCGCCTGCGGAATCGTGAACCGGCCGTCATCCTCATGCAGGCCAACGATCGGATCGCGTTCCTCGCCGAGGTCGACAAAATTGCCCCGGTTGATCCACTCCTGCTGCATGAACTCGATCGTGTCATAGGCGCGCGCGCTGATGAAGATGAAGAATAGCCCACGATCTCCTTTGGCATCGTCTTCCGGTGCCACATCCTCGGAATAGACCGGGCCGAAGGTCGATGACCGGCGAATGATACGGTGAATGTTGACATCGGTGAGCAGCGTCAGCTCTGAATCGCGCGGGTTGAGCCGGCGCATATGGCAGCCGAGCGGCACCACGCGGCCCTTGGGGTCATCCTTGAAATCGAAGTCGTTGTTCCGTTGCGGATCCGCGCCCAATTCCGGATCGTCATGGTCCGGAGACAAGGTCAGCGGCGCGCCGGAGCGCCAGCGGCCGAACATTTTGGCGGCGAGATGCTCGTGCTCATCGGGCGTCTCGCCATGCGCCTTGAGGAATGCGTTGAAGCAGCCAACCCGGCTGTTGTATTTGCGCAGGACGACGAAAGTGCCGTTCTTCCCGAGCGCGGCCGGCTCGGGCATGCCAAGCGCCTGGCCGTTTTCGCTCTCGTATCCCAGGAGGAACTCGCCGGCCTTGATCGCACGTTCCTCGCCGGGCAGCGGGTCGACGCCGCTGCCATCGACGGCGGGCTGAGAGATCGAATCCCGAAAGCCGAACGGGTTTTTCGCGCCATCTGGCGCACCAAAGCGATGCTCGCCGAGCAAAGTCACACCGCTGCTCTTGTCCAGTTCGGCGCGCGCCGTCGCCAGAGCCTTGTCCAGCGCCGTATCGTCGACCGCGTAGATGGTCAGCGCGAGATGGCAGTTGCCGGCCTTGAAAACCTCGTCCCAGTTCTCCGGCGCGTTGGGCCCGAAGTCGCGAAGCTGCTCCGAGCGCGCGGCCATGCCTTGTTGAAAAGGCAGCGGGAAGGTCTTGAGCTGGGCTTCGGGAACACCGAGCGCCTTCAGCCCCTCGAAGCTGAGCGCGGCCCCGATCCAGAAATCGAGATCCTCGCTCCAGTTGTCGGCGGAGGCGATATGCGGCGCCAGCCGTCCGAGCAGGGCGCGCGCGCCGTCCGCCTCGTTGAAATGGAGCATGGCGTGGACACCGACATAGGGTTCCGGCCGGCTCCTCAGGATCAATGCCTGAATGTCGTGAAGATCGAGCGTGACGCTGTCGCGCCGGAAGCGCTGCTTGAGTTTCTGGAGAAGCGTCATGTTCAGCCCACCTTGTCGAGGAATTCGTTGACGGCGTGCTCCATGCGCTGGAGCCGGCGCACATCGACGACGGTGACCTGCGGGTTGGCGACGAACCACCCGGCGGCTGTGATCTGATGCTCGGCGATGAAGTCCTTGACCTTCGGGCTGGCGATGCCGGGCCAGCCCTCGACCGATGCGAAAAGCAGGTCCATCAGGTCGGGAATCTTGGTGGCGAAGTCGTTGATATAGGTGTCCCAGTCGCCGTCATAGGCGGTGGCGAACAGGATGCGCGTGTCATTGTCGAAGAAGACGAAGCGCATGTTGTGGAGGGTGCCGACCTTCTGAGCGCCGTCGAAATTGCCGTTCACCAGCCCGAAGATGCGTTTCAGCCGGTCCGCGCCGCCTGGCTTGAGGTTGGCGATCGCGGTCAATTCCGAGACGTTGCCAGACTGGGCGCCGACACGGCCCGCCGATCCCGCCGTGCCCTTGAGGTCGGGATTGTGCTTCGTCACCATTTGCTCGAGCGCGAGCTTGGCGAGCTGCGGTGCGTCGCCCACCACTTCCTCAACCCGGCGCCGGATGGCCTGGAGGCGGGTCTCGTCGATCTGCGGAGTTTCGTCGGTCTCGGCCATGGCTGGCCTCCTTTCGTGATGACGGGTGATGATCGGATCGTCAGTCCGGGATGGCATCGATGCTCGCTGGCTCGACGCGGGGCTGGGCGTTCATCTCGTGGCGATAGCGGACGGACCGCTCATAGGCGGCTATCCGCACCCGCATGATCGAGCCGAGCGGCTGATGCTCGCGGATGCCATGCCAGGGGTTGAAGGACAGCCCATCGTCGCCATAGACGCGCCGCGCCGGCGAATAGGCGTCCTGCGGCGAAATGCGCAGCGTCGCGACCGGCTGGTGCGGCGACAGCTCTTCCGGCCAGAGCACGGCCGCATCTTCGACCGGCATCTTTTCGAGATCGGTACAGAGTTGTGCCTGGATCTGGTACTCGGCGCCTTGCTCGCGAAAATGCTCGACCACCAGGTCGCGCATGGTGGAATCCCCGACCGTGCCGACATCCTTGCCGGTGAGCGCGCGGACATTGTCGGACAGCGGCGCAGCGCTGATCTTGGCGATGAAGTCGCCGAAGCGGATCGCGGCCATCGAATGATAGGTCTCGCCCAGCAGATGGTCGTTGTCGCGTGCGAGGCCGCGCAGCGTGGCGCCGGGCTCGACGCCAACCGCTTCGACCGCGGCTTCCACGCCGCGCGCCACACCGGCCATGGCGCGCTGGAGGAAAGCGGGATTCTGCGCATTCTTCTCCAGAAGACCGATGAGTTGGCGATATTTGCCGATCGTGCCGAAGCTCAGGATCGGGATATTGACCAGCAGGAAGTCCTGATTGCCGCCTTGATCACCGGGCAGCAGCCGCTCTCCTTCGACGCCGATCACCTTGATCGCCATGCCGCGCGGCGCGGGGATCGTATCGGAGTGAATGTCGCCGGGCGCTGATGAGAGGCGGATCACCACGGAATAGGTGGCGGGGCGAGCGAAAAGCCCCTGGCGCAGATGCTCCGGCAGTTCCGGGACGACGAGTTCGCCCTTGAGGAAGCCGTGGCTCTTGGCATGGGCGTCGCGCACCGCATGGCGATGCCGCTCGAAGGCCTTGCGGTTGGTGCTCGCCATGATCTCGAGGATTTCGGCGGTCAGCCGCTCCTCGTCTTCACCGATAACCTCCACGTCTGGGGAATAGCCGATGTAGGTTTGAGCCAAGGGCGCTCCTTCACGCTGAGATTTCATTGCCTACGAGCGATTTCGGGTCGAAATCGCCGTTGAAATCGGATATCAGATGATATCTGGTTTCACTGAGAACGCGGGACCTCCGAAAAGGTTTCGCCCGTCTCGCCCGTTGGTTGGAGAACGAACCCATGCCGCTTACGCGCAAGGACACGCAGCGCCAGACGCGGGACCGGCTGATCGCTGCCGCGCATTCCTCGATCGTGGAGGAGGGTGTCGCCGCCATGTCGATCCGCAACATTTGCAGCGCCGCTGGGCATTCGCAGGGCGCCTTCTACTCGAACTTCGCCAGCAAGGACGATCTGCTGGTCGAGATCCTGCAGAGCTATATCCAGGACGAGGTCACACTGCTCCGCGACCTGGTCGCGCACTGCTCCGGCGACGATATCGAGGCGACGCTGCAGGTGTTGGCCGCCCGGCTCGCGAAGCTGGCCGACGAGGCACAATGGTCGCTGCTCTCGATCGAATTGCAGCTTCATGCCCGGCGCGATCCGGCTTTCGCCGAGCGGCACCGAGAGGGTAAGGCGGCCTGCTATCGGATGTTCGGTGAACTCGTCGCCGATCTGACGCAACGTTTCGCACTGCGTCCGACCTTGCCGCCGATGCAGACCGGTATCGGTCTTTACGCGCTCTGGATGGGACTGGCGGTCCAGGGCGATGTCGGAGGCGCCATGCCGCGCGACGAGATGCTGGTCGGCTTCTTCCGTACCATGGCAGGACTGGGCGCGTCGCATGAGGAGCAGGCGTATTCGTGAGCGGGATCGTGTCAGATCGTCGACGCATCGGCTGCGATGAGCAGGGACACCCGCTCGTCGGCGAGGTGGATGAGCATCGGCGCTTCCATATCCGCTTCCACGCCCGGGACGCTGACATCGACGAACTTGGCCATGTCAACAATGCGGTCTGGGTGACGTGGATTCAGGATGCGTCGGTGGCGCATTGGCTGACGGCCGCGCGTCGGCAGGATCGCGACCGGTTCGTCGCGGTCGTACTGCGCCATGAGGTCGATTATCGCGGCAATGTCCGGGCAGGAGATGAGGTCAGCGCGATCACCTGGGTCGTCGGAGCGCCGCGAGGTGCGCGCTATGCGAGATGTGTCGAATTCCACGGCGATGACGGCCGGACGATCGTTGTCTCGCTGACACAGTGGGCCCTGGTCGATCGCGAAACCGGCAAGTTGGCCCGTGTCCCGGTGGAGGTGGCGGCTCCGTTTCTCTGTGTCGATACAGCGAAGAAGGAGAGCAAATGAGCGATATCACGAAAGTGGCAGTTCTCGGCATGGGAGTCCTCGGCAGCCAGATAGCCTTCCAGACGGCCTATAGCGGCTTCGACGTCACTGCCTACGACATCAGCGAGGACGCGCTTGAACAGGCGAGGGAGCGTTTCGCCATACTTGTCGAGACCTACGTGAAAGAGGTGCCCGACGCGTCCGGCGGCAAGGCATCCGAAGCGCGCGGGCGGATCGTCCTGGTGGGCGACCTTGGCGCGGCCGTCGCGGACGCCGATCTGGTTATCGAGGCCGCCCCGGAAGTGCTGGAAATCAAGCAGGCGCTTTACGAGAAGCTGGCGTCGCTTGCGCCGGACAGGACGATCTTCGCCACCAACAGCTCGACCCTGCTCCCGAGCGACCTCAAAGCCTTTACCGGCCGCCCGGATCGGTTTCTGGCGCTGCACTTCGCCAACAGCATCTGGAAGTTCAACACTGCCGAGGTGATGGGCACCGACGACACCGATCCGGCCGTATTCGACGCCCTGATCGCCTTCGCCTCCGCCATCGGCATGGTGCCGATCCCGATGCGCAAGGAGAAGGCGGGCTACGTCCTCAATTCGCTTTTGGTGCCGTTCCTGAACGCCGCCGCCGATCTGGCGGCCGGCGGCTATGCCGATCCGCACGATGTCGACAAGGTATGGCAGATCGCCACCGGCGCACCGCTGGGACCATTCCAGATCTACGACATGATCGGGCTCAACACACCCTACAACATCCTCTCCCACGGCGATGAGCATGCCCGGTCGCTCGCCGCATGGCTGAAGGAAAACTACATCGACAAGGGCAAGCTCGGCATCGCCTCGGGCGAAGGCTTCTACAGCTACAAGCCCGCCGACTGATCCGACCACAAGAACAACAGGAGTTCGCCATGCACTATAGCAGCGGAAACTATGAAGCCTTCGTTCGTCCCCGCAAGCCCGAGGGCGCAGACAGGAAAACGGCCTGGTTCGTCGGCTCGGGTCTCGCGGGCCTCGCGGGCGCAGCCTTCCTGATCCGCGACGGCGGTGTAGCCGGTGAGCGTATCACCATCCTCGAAGAGCTGGATATCCCCGGCGGCGCGCTCGATGGTCTCGATGTGCCGGACAAGGGTTTCGTCATCCGTGGCGGCCGCGAGATGGAGGAACATTTCGAATGCCTGTGGGACCTGTATCGCTCGATCCCCTCGCTGGAAATCGAGGACGCCAGCGTTCTCGACGAGTTCTACCGGCTTAACAAGGACGATCCCAATGTCTCACTTCAGCGCACGACCCAGAACCAGGGCCAGGACGTTCCCGACAAGCACCTGCTGACGCTGAACGACCGGGCGCAGAAGGATCTCATCTCGATCTTCCTCGCAACCCGCGAGGAGATGGAAAACAAGCGGATCAACGAAGTCTTCAGCGATGACTTCCTCAAAAGCAATTTCTGGCTCTACTGGCGCACCATGTTCGCGTTCGAGGAATGGCATTCCGCGCTGGAGATGAAGCTCTACATCCACCGTTTCATCCATCATATCGCCCATCTCGCGGATTTCTCGTCGCTTAAATTCAACCGCTACAACCAGTATGAATCGATGGTCCTGCCGTTGGTGAAATGGCTGACGGATCGGGGCGTGAAGTTCCGCTACGGTGTCGAGGTGACGGATGTCGACTTCGATATCGCGGAGGGCCGCAAGCAGGCAACCCGCATCCACTGGAAGGAGAAGGGCGAGGAAGGCGGGGTCGATCTCGGCGCGGACGATCTTGTCTTCATCACCATCGGATCGCTGACGGAGAATTCCGACAATGGCGATCATCACACCCCGGCGAAGCTTAAGGACGGGCCCGCGCCGGCCTGGGACCTGTGGCGCCGCATCGCCGCCAAGGACCCGGCCTTCGGGCGTCCGGACGTGTTCGGCGCGCATATCCCGGAGACCAAATGGGCTTCGGCCTCGATCACCGCGCTCGATCACCGCATCCCGCAATACATCGAGAAGATCACCAAGCGGAATCCGTTCACCGGCAAGATCGTCTCGGCCGGTATCGTCACGGTGAAGGATTCCGCGTGGCTGTTGAGTTGGACAGTCCATCGGCAGCCCCATTTCAAGAAGCAGCCCAAGGACCAGATGATCGCTTGGTTCTATGCGCTCTTCGTGGACAAGCCCGGTGACTATGTGAAGAAGCCGATGCAGGAGTGCACCGGCGAGGAGATCACGCAGGAGTGGCTCTATCACCTCGGGGTGCCTGTCGAGGACATCCCGGAACTTGCCGCCACGGGCGCCAGCACCGTTCCGACGATGATGCCGTACATTACCGCTTTCTTCATGCCGCGCCAGGCCGGCGACCGGCCGGACGTGGTGCCGGAGGGGGCGGTCAATTTTGCTTTTATCGGCCAGTTTGCTGAGTCGAAGCAGCGCGATTGCATCTTTACGACCGAATATTCGGTGCGGACTCCAATGGAGGCCGTCTACACGCTGATGGATGTCGAGCGCGGCGTGCCCGAAGTGTTCAACTCGACCTATGATATCCGCACGCTGCTTGCCGCCGTTACGCCCCTGCGCGACGGCAAGGGCATCGATGTTCCCGGCCCGGCCTTCCTGCGCAAGCTGCTGATGAAGAAGCTGGAAGGCACCGAGATCGCGAAACTGCTCGAGGAGTACGACCTGATCTCCGATTGAGGAGCATAGAGAGCCCGCCGCTGCGGGGGAAGGCATTTGGATGGCCGGCGACGACGACAAGACCCAATCCACCGTGGAGGCGGCCGACGGTCACCATGCGCATCACCATCATGCGTCGGGTGAAACGTCTGCCGATGGCTGGGTCAAAGACCCTGTGTGCGGCATGTCGGTCGATCCCGCCACGACGGCCCACCATGTGAACCATGACGGCGCCCGCTATTTCTTCTGCTCGGCCGGCTGCAAGGCCAAGTTCGAGGTCGATCCCGACCATTATGCCGGGTGGGCGGCGAATGCACACGGGGAGCACGCTGATCGGGCGTCCGTTCGTCACGATCATGCCCATCATTATGCCGCACCGGCGGCATCGAGGGCCGTGCCGGAGGGCGCGATCTGGACATGCCCGATGCATCCGGAAATTCGCCGGAATGCTCCGGGCAATTGCCCGATCTGCGGCATGGCGCTTGAGCCGCTGGTCGCGACGCAGGAAACCGGACCAAGTCCTGAGCTCGCCGACATGACGCGGCGATTTTGGATCGGGCTGGTGCTCGCGCTGCCCGTCTTCCTCCTGGAGATGGGCGGTCACCTGATCCCCATGCTGCATCACATCGTGCCGATGCGTGTTTCGGTCGGGGTCCAGTTCGCGCTGGCGACGCCAGTTGTTCTCTGGGCCGGCTGGCCGTTCTTCCAGCGCGGCTGTGCGTCGATCGTCCATGGCAGCCTGAATATGTTCACCCTGATCGCGATGGGCACCGGTGTCGCCTGGGGTTACAGCATCGTGGCGACGTTCGCTCCGGGGATCTTTCCTGACGCCTTTCGCGCAGCCGACGGCACGGTCGCCGTCTATTATGAAGCGGCGGCGGTCATCACCGTGCTCGTGCTGCTCGGTCAGGTGCTGGAATTGCGCGCCCGCGAGCAGACGTCCGGCGCTATTCGCGCCCTGCTCAATCTCGCGCCGAAGACGGCACAGCGGATCAAGGACGATGGCGCAGAGGAAGACGTCTCCGTCGAGGCCCTGGCGATCGGCGATCGCTTGCGGGTTCGGCCCGGCGAAACCGTGCCCGTCGATGGCACGGTCGAGGACGGGCGTTCCTCGCTCGACGAATCCATGCTGACCGGCGAGTCCATGCCGGTGACGCGGCAAGCGGGCGATACGGTGGTTGGTGGCACGCTCAACCAGACCGGAGCTCTGATCATCCGCGCCGGCAAGATCGGCCGCGATACCATGCTCGCGCGGATCGTGCAGATGGTCGCCGACGCGCAGCGGTCGCGGGCGCCGATCCAGCGCATGGCGGACAAAGTCTCAGGCTGGTTCGTTCCCGTCGTCATCGGCGTTGCGCTCCTGGCGTTCGCGGCTTGGGGAATCTGGGGGCCGGAACCGCGCATGGCGCATGGGCTGATCGCCGCCGTCTCCGTCCTCATCATCGCGTGCCCCTGCGCGCTCGGGCTGGCCACGCCGATGTCGATCATGGTCGGTGTCGGCAAGGGAGCGGCGGCCGGCGTGCTGATCAAGAATGCCGAAGCGCTGGAGCGGATGGAAAAGGTCGACACGCTTGTAGTCGACAAGACGGGCACGCTGACCGAAGGCAAGCCCGCCGTGACAGGCATCGTCACAGGCGTTGGCTTCACGGAAGCGGAGGTGCTGCGTCTGGCTGCTGGCGTCGAGAGGGCTTCGGAGCACCCGCTCGCCTTGGCGATCGTGGCACATGCTGAAGAGCGGAAAATCACGATACCGGCGGTCGCCGAGTTTGATTCGCCAACTGGCAAGGGCGCGGTGGGGACG contains these protein-coding regions:
- a CDS encoding oleate hydratase is translated as MAEGKLHRQGQARHRLGRRLLQLQARRLIRPQEQQEFAMHYSSGNYEAFVRPRKPEGADRKTAWFVGSGLAGLAGAAFLIRDGGVAGERITILEELDIPGGALDGLDVPDKGFVIRGGREMEEHFECLWDLYRSIPSLEIEDASVLDEFYRLNKDDPNVSLQRTTQNQGQDVPDKHLLTLNDRAQKDLISIFLATREEMENKRINEVFSDDFLKSNFWLYWRTMFAFEEWHSALEMKLYIHRFIHHIAHLADFSSLKFNRYNQYESMVLPLVKWLTDRGVKFRYGVEVTDVDFDIAEGRKQATRIHWKEKGEEGGVDLGADDLVFITIGSLTENSDNGDHHTPAKLKDGPAPAWDLWRRIAAKDPAFGRPDVFGAHIPETKWASASITALDHRIPQYIEKITKRNPFTGKIVSAGIVTVKDSAWLLSWTVHRQPHFKKQPKDQMIAWFYALFVDKPGDYVKKPMQECTGEEITQEWLYHLGVPVEDIPELAATGASTVPTMMPYITAFFMPRQAGDRPDVVPEGAVNFAFIGQFAESKQRDCIFTTEYSVRTPMEAVYTLMDVERGVPEVFNSTYDIRTLLAAVTPLRDGKGIDVPGPAFLRKLLMKKLEGTEIAKLLEEYDLISD
- a CDS encoding heavy metal translocating P-type ATPase; translation: MAGDDDKTQSTVEAADGHHAHHHHASGETSADGWVKDPVCGMSVDPATTAHHVNHDGARYFFCSAGCKAKFEVDPDHYAGWAANAHGEHADRASVRHDHAHHYAAPAASRAVPEGAIWTCPMHPEIRRNAPGNCPICGMALEPLVATQETGPSPELADMTRRFWIGLVLALPVFLLEMGGHLIPMLHHIVPMRVSVGVQFALATPVVLWAGWPFFQRGCASIVHGSLNMFTLIAMGTGVAWGYSIVATFAPGIFPDAFRAADGTVAVYYEAAAVITVLVLLGQVLELRAREQTSGAIRALLNLAPKTAQRIKDDGAEEDVSVEALAIGDRLRVRPGETVPVDGTVEDGRSSLDESMLTGESMPVTRQAGDTVVGGTLNQTGALIIRAGKIGRDTMLARIVQMVADAQRSRAPIQRMADKVSGWFVPVVIGVALLAFAAWGIWGPEPRMAHGLIAAVSVLIIACPCALGLATPMSIMVGVGKGAAAGVLIKNAEALERMEKVDTLVVDKTGTLTEGKPAVTGIVTGVGFTEAEVLRLAAGVERASEHPLALAIVAHAEERKITIPAVAEFDSPTGKGAVGTVEGRHIVLGNAAFLKEHGIDTDTLSAQANDLRRDGATAIYIGVDDRIGGIFAIADPIKVTTVDALKALQAKGIRIIMLTGDNRVTAEAVGRRLGIDEVEADVLPDQKAAVVERLKAHGKVVAMAGDGVNDAPALAAADVGIAMGSGTDVAIESAGVTLLKGDLTGIVRARRLSQATMTNIRQNLTFAFVYNAAGVPIAAGALYPTFGLLLSPIIAAAAMALSSVSVIGNALRLRAGRI